A stretch of Cyanobacterium sp. HL-69 DNA encodes these proteins:
- the folD gene encoding methylenetetrahydrofolate dehydrogenase (NADP+) / methenyltetrahydrofolate cyclohydrolase, protein MVAKILDGKSLAQKIQTKLQTQISEQVAQGKRAPGLAVLMVGDNPASAVYVRNKEKSCQKVGMESFSRHFPANATQEELESAIAQLNQDERVDGILVQLPLPPHLDSVGLLLKILPEKDADGLHPYNLGKLVRQEKGLRSCTPAGVMEILKEYNIDIAGKKAVVVGRSILVGKPLALMLLEENATITIAHSRTPNLAEVTKDADILVAAVGKPEMITADMVKPDAVVIDVGINRIETAEGKGKLVGDVDYEAIKNIASYITPVPGGVGPMTVAMLLQNTYLSYLMKNQ, encoded by the coding sequence ATGGTTGCTAAAATCTTAGACGGTAAAAGTTTAGCCCAGAAAATACAAACCAAGCTACAAACCCAAATTAGTGAACAAGTAGCCCAAGGAAAAAGAGCGCCCGGATTAGCAGTGTTGATGGTGGGAGATAACCCCGCTAGTGCCGTTTATGTACGCAACAAGGAAAAATCCTGTCAAAAAGTCGGCATGGAATCTTTTAGTCGTCATTTCCCAGCCAATGCTACCCAAGAAGAGTTAGAAAGTGCGATCGCACAGTTAAACCAAGATGAGCGCGTAGATGGAATTTTAGTACAACTCCCCCTACCTCCGCACCTAGACTCCGTCGGTTTACTCCTCAAAATTCTTCCCGAAAAAGATGCCGATGGACTTCACCCATACAACCTGGGTAAATTAGTCAGACAAGAAAAAGGATTGCGCAGTTGCACCCCCGCAGGAGTAATGGAAATCCTCAAAGAATATAACATCGACATAGCAGGAAAAAAAGCCGTTGTCGTGGGTAGAAGTATCCTTGTCGGTAAACCCCTCGCCCTCATGTTATTAGAAGAAAATGCCACCATCACCATCGCTCATTCTCGCACCCCTAACCTAGCCGAAGTCACCAAAGATGCTGATATACTCGTAGCAGCGGTGGGCAAACCAGAAATGATTACCGCTGATATGGTGAAACCAGATGCCGTAGTCATTGACGTGGGTATCAATCGCATCGAAACAGCAGAAGGAAAAGGAAAATTGGTAGGAGATGTTGACTACGAAGCCATTAAAAATATTGCTTCTTATATTACCCCAGTACCAGGGGGAGTAGGCCCCATGACGGTGGCAATGTTATTACAAAATACTTACCTTAGTTATTTAATGAAAAACCAATGA